From Actinomyces procaprae:
GTACGGGCTGGCACACCTGGCCCGGCTCATGCGGATCCGTTGGCTGGCCGACGGCGGGCTGCCCCTGGCGCAGATCGCCGAGGTGCTCGCCCAGGATCCGGGTGGCGCCGACCGGGAAGCGGTGCTGCACAGCCTGCGGGCCACTAGGGACACGGTTATTGCGCGCCGCCGCGAGCTGCAGGCGCAGGAGGCCCGTATCGACGAGTTGATCGCCCGAGTCGAGGACGGTGAGGGGCTGGAGCCGATCCCCCAGTTGCTGGTGCGCTTCTACGACGCCGTGCAGGCACGCCTGGAGGAGGAGGGCTTGAACAGCCGCGGACTGCGGGCCGAACGGCAGGTGGTGACGGCGCTGGCCGCCCTGGGCCTGGTCCCCGACAGCATCGGCACCTTCCTGGCCGAGCTGGATGCCGCGGAGTGGGAGGCGGGCGTACGCATCTACGCCCAGATCGCCCGCCTGGAGCAGCTGGGCGGAGAGGAAGCCCGCACCGCGGCCCTCGACCTGGCCGAGGAGACCTGGGAGTACACCCTCCGGCACCGGTCTACGGCGCTGGCCGCATTCTCCGACTTTCCGACCGGATCTCCGGGTCGCACCACCTGGCGGCTGACCCAGATGATCACCGATACCTACACCGGACCGGCACAGCACCTGTACCTCGACCGTTTCCTGGAGCTGCTC
This genomic window contains:
- a CDS encoding MerR family transcriptional regulator, with translation MRIKEMADLAGTTPRAVRHYHRLGLLPVPPTVRGRREYGLAHLARLMRIRWLADGGLPLAQIAEVLAQDPGGADREAVLHSLRATRDTVIARRRELQAQEARIDELIARVEDGEGLEPIPQLLVRFYDAVQARLEEEGLNSRGLRAERQVVTALAALGLVPDSIGTFLAELDAAEWEAGVRIYAQIARLEQLGGEEARTAALDLAEETWEYTLRHRSTALAAFSDFPTGSPGRTTWRLTQMITDTYTGPAQHLYLDRFLELLLADPDFAVVIRRLAGDEPAL